From Burkholderia sp. WP9, a single genomic window includes:
- a CDS encoding SMP-30/gluconolactonase/LRE family protein, with translation MVKHRIRAAFLCAVIAMFAQTCRAQYTTDWLANTFGTLAAHVGNTARSMWVAPEGVIYTASLWDENAGGVAIYRNAQSIGSIGTHADFQGSAITGNATSIFAALQYNRSFGSGSVGRYNRATQTRDLVIPVSVWTGIPHADVITGLATAGSLLYASDFFGNRVRVFTTDGVWQQDIKIASPGALALDSAGNLWVAQQSAGTIVQFSPAGALLNTIQMPAASRPSALYFDAASGQLMVGDQGPDMNIKRYTIAGTPTLAGTFGIQGGYLDTTSGIKGQVGDKRFTRVVGIGRDAAGNLYVLNNPWGGGWDLGRNGATDLHAYDTAGNLEWKLQSLNFESIAAPDPSTDGAYFYSGMHIYTGTAGGTFVANTVDPFTYPSDPRLNMNDTQRGQHFGQLVTVGGNRILVASGQNPGIFNFFHFNPASGYIAIPDVSIPGTAFNTDRQVTGGFCIDSRGDVWAGLDRTNHIYHYPLSGFDGNGKPSWGPAVTISIPQSIRPLTRIIYLAESDTMILAQGIAGSWDWTAMQSRIEVYHGWSAGNTTRPDPVINLTSANPKSITAAGNYLFVGYVHTVPNIDAFNLTTGQLVTTLVNSSPATVDVGNDVDSMYGLRAYLRAAGEYVITKDNYNGSSIVVYRWTP, from the coding sequence ATGGTCAAGCACCGAATCCGTGCTGCCTTCCTATGCGCGGTAATCGCGATGTTTGCGCAGACATGTCGGGCGCAGTACACCACCGACTGGTTGGCGAACACATTCGGCACGCTCGCCGCGCACGTGGGCAACACAGCGCGCTCGATGTGGGTCGCGCCTGAAGGCGTGATCTACACGGCTTCACTGTGGGACGAAAACGCGGGCGGCGTCGCGATCTACCGCAACGCTCAGAGCATCGGCTCGATCGGAACGCATGCCGACTTTCAGGGCAGCGCCATTACCGGCAATGCCACGTCGATCTTCGCAGCGTTGCAGTACAACAGGTCGTTCGGCAGCGGGTCGGTTGGACGCTACAACCGGGCCACGCAAACGCGCGACCTCGTCATTCCCGTCAGCGTGTGGACCGGCATACCGCATGCGGATGTCATCACCGGCCTCGCGACGGCGGGCTCGCTGCTGTATGCGAGCGACTTCTTCGGCAATCGCGTGCGGGTCTTCACGACCGACGGCGTCTGGCAGCAGGACATCAAGATAGCGAGTCCCGGCGCACTGGCGCTGGATAGCGCCGGCAATCTCTGGGTCGCGCAGCAGAGCGCGGGCACGATCGTCCAATTCAGTCCGGCTGGCGCGTTGCTGAATACGATTCAGATGCCCGCTGCGTCGCGGCCGTCCGCGCTCTATTTCGATGCGGCGTCCGGGCAACTCATGGTCGGCGACCAGGGGCCGGACATGAACATCAAGCGCTACACCATCGCGGGCACGCCGACGCTCGCCGGCACGTTCGGCATTCAGGGCGGTTATCTCGACACCACCAGCGGTATCAAAGGTCAGGTGGGCGACAAGCGCTTCACACGCGTGGTCGGCATCGGCAGGGACGCCGCCGGCAACCTCTATGTGCTGAACAACCCGTGGGGCGGCGGCTGGGACCTCGGGCGCAACGGCGCCACCGACCTGCACGCATACGACACCGCCGGCAATCTCGAATGGAAGCTGCAGTCCCTCAACTTCGAGTCGATCGCGGCGCCCGATCCGTCGACGGACGGCGCCTACTTCTACAGCGGCATGCACATTTACACGGGCACGGCGGGCGGCACGTTCGTCGCGAACACGGTCGATCCGTTCACGTATCCGTCCGACCCGCGCCTGAACATGAACGACACGCAGCGCGGCCAACACTTCGGCCAACTGGTCACGGTCGGCGGCAACCGGATTCTGGTGGCGTCCGGACAGAACCCCGGCATCTTCAACTTTTTCCATTTCAACCCGGCGAGCGGCTATATCGCGATACCGGACGTGTCGATTCCGGGCACGGCGTTCAATACGGACCGTCAGGTCACGGGCGGGTTTTGCATCGACAGCAGGGGCGACGTGTGGGCCGGTCTCGACCGCACGAATCACATTTATCACTATCCGCTGAGCGGTTTCGACGGTAACGGAAAACCTTCGTGGGGTCCGGCGGTCACGATCTCGATTCCGCAGAGCATCCGGCCTCTCACGCGCATCATCTACCTCGCGGAGAGCGACACCATGATCCTTGCGCAAGGCATAGCCGGAAGCTGGGACTGGACGGCCATGCAATCGAGGATCGAGGTGTATCACGGCTGGAGCGCGGGCAACACCACGCGGCCCGATCCGGTGATCAATCTGACCAGCGCCAATCCCAAGTCGATCACGGCGGCGGGCAATTATCTGTTCGTCGGCTACGTGCATACCGTGCCCAATATCGACGCCTTCAATCTCACTACCGGCCAACTCGTCACCACGCTGGTCAATTCGAGTCCCGCAACCGTGGATGTCGGCAACGACGTCGATTCGATGTACGGCCTGCGCGCGTATCTCAGAGCCGCGGGCGAGTACGTGATCACGAAGGACAACTACAACGGTTCCAGCATCGTGGTGTATCGCTGGACGCCCTGA
- a CDS encoding DUF2322 family protein — protein MIQPSNVFKDNLAQMPGIEGIARIDLVDGKGAVVASIENKPGKQGSLAVYNYLQQTFGTLDAKAAEHGLVVFAEHTADARNRPGAHPNVDILLAIAAGGEALRIDVAAAG, from the coding sequence ATGATCCAACCGAGCAACGTATTCAAGGACAACCTCGCGCAGATGCCCGGCATCGAGGGCATCGCGCGTATCGACCTGGTCGACGGCAAGGGCGCCGTGGTGGCCAGTATCGAGAACAAGCCCGGCAAGCAGGGCTCGCTCGCGGTGTACAACTATCTGCAGCAGACGTTCGGCACGCTCGACGCCAAGGCCGCCGAACACGGCCTCGTGGTGTTCGCCGAGCACACCGCCGACGCGCGCAATCGTCCGGGTGCGCACCCGAACGTCGACATCCTGCTCGCTATCGCGGCGGGCGGTGAAGCGCTGCGTATCGACGTCGCCGCTGCAGGCTGA
- a CDS encoding IclR family transcriptional regulator: MSSIAKLLSILELFSEGRPFLSAEEVAAELDCSIPTAYRYVRELVESGMLVRFSGGEYGLGPRIIKLDYNLRMSDPLLKVGQPIMRELSEHSGFDVVMSRWYGDELVDTHRESLDSKLDLRYGRGRPRPLFLGAAPKAILSTFPKAKLALLFERHATDIATSGLGPSFEDFRSALHKIRRAGFYLSKGELEAGVSAIAAPLFTDDQGEAVGSLALIVPTPRLEFVNLDRLVELIREAAARTSQRTRAVISG; the protein is encoded by the coding sequence ATGTCGAGCATCGCCAAGCTTCTCTCCATACTCGAACTCTTTTCCGAAGGGCGGCCCTTTCTCTCCGCGGAAGAGGTGGCTGCCGAGCTCGACTGCTCGATTCCCACCGCCTATCGCTATGTGCGTGAACTGGTCGAGTCGGGCATGCTGGTGCGCTTCTCCGGGGGCGAATATGGACTCGGTCCGCGCATCATCAAGCTCGACTACAACCTGCGCATGTCCGATCCGCTGCTGAAGGTGGGGCAACCCATCATGCGCGAACTGAGCGAGCATTCGGGCTTCGACGTGGTGATGTCGCGCTGGTACGGCGACGAACTGGTGGATACGCACCGCGAGAGCCTCGATTCGAAGCTCGATCTGCGCTATGGGCGCGGGCGTCCCCGGCCGTTGTTTCTCGGCGCCGCGCCGAAGGCCATTCTCTCGACCTTCCCGAAGGCGAAGCTCGCGCTGCTGTTCGAGCGGCACGCCACAGACATCGCAACCAGCGGGCTGGGCCCGAGCTTCGAAGACTTTCGTTCCGCCTTGCACAAGATTCGCCGGGCAGGTTTCTATCTGTCGAAGGGCGAACTCGAAGCAGGCGTCTCGGCTATCGCCGCGCCGCTTTTCACCGACGATCAGGGCGAAGCCGTCGGCTCGCTCGCGCTGATCGTGCCCACGCCGCGGCTCGAATTCGTGAACCTCGACCGGCTTGTCGAATTGATTCGCGAAGCCGCCGCCCGCACGTCGCAGCGCACGCGCGCGGTGATTTCCGGCTGA
- a CDS encoding VOC family protein — MTSTKTRRPGLSLSHMGFYVSDMARVEDFYTRVLEFTVTDRGSLSTPRGDVRLVFLSRDPAVHHQIVLASGRPEHLAFNPINQISFEADSLASLKRFYRRFIEEDAKEITPVTHGNAISFYARDPEGNRLELFIDTPWYVDQPMRVAVDFSLPDAQLMASVERHARGLPGFRPRAEWEAEMAKRMGIA; from the coding sequence ATGACATCGACCAAGACCAGGCGCCCCGGCCTGTCGCTCAGCCACATGGGCTTTTACGTGAGCGACATGGCGCGGGTCGAAGACTTCTACACACGCGTGCTGGAGTTCACCGTGACCGACCGCGGCAGTCTGTCGACGCCGCGTGGCGACGTACGTCTGGTATTCCTGAGCCGGGATCCGGCCGTGCATCATCAGATCGTGCTGGCGAGCGGCAGGCCCGAGCACCTCGCGTTCAATCCGATCAACCAGATTTCATTCGAGGCGGACAGCCTGGCGTCGCTGAAGCGCTTCTACCGGCGCTTTATCGAAGAAGACGCGAAGGAGATCACGCCGGTCACGCACGGCAACGCGATCTCGTTCTATGCGCGCGATCCGGAGGGAAACCGGCTGGAGTTGTTTATCGACACGCCGTGGTACGTGGATCAGCCGATGCGCGTGGCCGTGGATTTCTCGCTGCCCGATGCGCAACTGATGGCATCGGTGGAACGGCATGCGCGCGGGTTGCCGGGCTTTCGCCCGCGCGCGGAGTGGGAAGCGGAGATGGCAAAGCGAATGGGCATCGCCTGA
- a CDS encoding fumarylacetoacetate hydrolase family protein, with product MKLVSFSTHEGPSFGIVRDQSVIDLGKRLNGRFADLKALIAADAFDEARRLATSGASDYPLNEVTLLPVIPNPAQIFCVGLNYAEHVKETNRETTENPVIFMRVPASQVGAGQPMLRPPESTQFDYEGEIAVIVGKGGRRIAEQNAWEHIAGYACYNDGSIRDWQRHTGQWGPGKNFYRTGAFGPWMVTSDEIEPNATMILSTRLNGQEVQRATTDMLIHGIARQIAYLSTFTPLAPGDVIVTGTPGGVGAKRNPPLFMKAGDVVEVEVDRVGILSNPIADEA from the coding sequence ATGAAACTCGTCAGCTTTTCCACCCATGAAGGACCGTCCTTCGGCATCGTCCGGGATCAATCGGTGATCGATCTCGGCAAGCGCCTGAACGGACGCTTTGCAGATCTCAAGGCCCTGATCGCCGCCGATGCGTTCGACGAAGCCCGCCGCCTCGCGACAAGCGGCGCGAGCGACTATCCGTTGAACGAGGTGACGCTCCTGCCGGTCATCCCGAACCCCGCCCAGATTTTCTGTGTGGGCCTCAACTATGCGGAGCACGTGAAAGAGACCAACCGTGAGACGACCGAGAACCCGGTGATCTTCATGCGCGTGCCGGCCTCGCAGGTCGGCGCCGGCCAGCCGATGCTGCGGCCGCCCGAGTCGACGCAGTTCGACTACGAAGGCGAGATTGCCGTGATCGTCGGCAAAGGCGGGCGGCGCATTGCCGAGCAGAACGCGTGGGAGCACATAGCGGGCTACGCCTGCTACAACGACGGATCGATCCGCGACTGGCAGCGCCACACCGGGCAGTGGGGGCCGGGCAAGAACTTCTACCGCACCGGCGCATTCGGTCCGTGGATGGTGACGAGCGACGAGATCGAACCCAATGCCACGATGATCCTGAGCACGCGCCTGAACGGACAGGAAGTGCAACGCGCCACGACCGACATGCTGATTCACGGCATCGCCAGACAGATCGCCTATCTGTCGACCTTCACGCCACTCGCACCCGGCGACGTGATCGTGACCGGCACGCCGGGCGGCGTGGGCGCGAAGCGCAATCCGCCGCTCTTCATGAAAGCGGGCGACGTGGTGGAGGTCGAAGTGGACCGCGTCGGCATTCTGTCCAACCCGATCGCCGACGAGGCCTGA
- a CDS encoding bifunctional 3-(3-hydroxy-phenyl)propionate/3-hydroxycinnamic acid hydroxylase, producing the protein MSQPIPNPDACEYDVAVIGLGPTGATLANLLALDGLRVLVLERDQDIFALPRAVHFDAECMRVFQTIGLTDTLLPNLFVGPGMKFVDAAGRLLIDWQRPTGVGPLGWCASYKFHQPDLERALRAQLAKQPTIDVRLRHEAFALDQTAHGVALRFEDTRTGKLGRATARYVVGCDGARSIVRRFMGTELDDLKSHERWVVVDVLLDKPRPDLGDYSIQYCDPTRPSTYTRGPNNRRRWELMVMPCDDTSKLSSPEWLWDKLARWVTPADATLERSAVYTFHSVVAKGWRNQRLLLAGDAAHQTPPFMGQGMAAGIRDASNLAWKLAAVIHGEANDTLLDTYESERSPHVREFIETAVQLGAVIQTTPSHPADPDAAAGETSRAIRAFVTPQPLLGEGAHLGPAQPQAGSIAAQPRLSDGRLLDDAVGYRFALVALPQILHDQPGLAELAALTDMALVADGSAALGAWLAEIGASAVLIRPDRYIHGVAHDDASLQALLSHAFAALPTEHA; encoded by the coding sequence ATGTCACAGCCAATCCCCAACCCCGACGCCTGCGAATACGACGTCGCCGTGATCGGCCTGGGCCCGACCGGCGCCACGCTCGCCAACCTGCTCGCGCTCGACGGTTTGCGCGTGCTGGTGCTCGAACGGGACCAGGACATTTTCGCGCTGCCGCGAGCCGTGCACTTCGACGCGGAATGCATGCGTGTATTCCAGACGATCGGTCTCACCGATACCTTGCTGCCGAACCTGTTCGTCGGACCCGGCATGAAGTTCGTCGACGCGGCCGGCCGCTTGCTGATCGACTGGCAGCGGCCTACCGGCGTAGGTCCGCTCGGCTGGTGCGCGAGCTACAAGTTCCATCAGCCCGATCTCGAACGCGCTCTGCGTGCGCAGCTCGCGAAACAGCCGACCATCGACGTGCGCCTGCGGCACGAAGCCTTCGCGCTCGATCAGACCGCCCACGGCGTTGCGCTTCGCTTCGAAGACACCCGCACGGGCAAGCTCGGACGAGCCACCGCGCGCTACGTGGTGGGCTGCGATGGCGCGCGCTCCATCGTGCGGCGCTTCATGGGCACCGAACTCGACGATCTCAAATCGCACGAGCGCTGGGTCGTCGTGGATGTGTTGCTCGACAAGCCGCGTCCCGACCTCGGCGACTACTCGATCCAGTATTGCGACCCCACGCGGCCGAGCACCTATACACGCGGGCCGAACAATCGTCGCAGGTGGGAACTGATGGTCATGCCATGCGACGACACGTCGAAGCTTTCATCGCCCGAGTGGCTGTGGGACAAGCTCGCTCGCTGGGTGACGCCGGCCGATGCCACCCTCGAACGTTCAGCGGTATACACGTTTCACTCGGTGGTGGCGAAGGGCTGGCGCAACCAGCGTCTGCTGCTCGCCGGCGACGCCGCGCATCAGACGCCGCCGTTCATGGGGCAGGGCATGGCGGCCGGCATCCGCGACGCGAGCAACCTTGCGTGGAAACTCGCCGCGGTGATTCATGGCGAAGCGAACGACACGCTGCTCGATACCTACGAATCGGAACGCTCGCCGCATGTGCGCGAGTTCATCGAGACCGCCGTGCAACTTGGCGCGGTAATCCAGACCACGCCTTCGCACCCTGCCGATCCCGATGCCGCTGCCGGCGAAACGAGCCGGGCGATCCGCGCTTTCGTGACTCCGCAGCCGCTGCTGGGCGAGGGCGCGCATCTCGGCCCCGCTCAGCCACAGGCAGGCAGCATCGCCGCGCAGCCGCGACTGTCCGATGGACGCCTGCTCGATGACGCCGTCGGCTACCGCTTTGCGCTCGTGGCATTACCGCAAATCCTGCATGACCAGCCCGGCCTCGCCGAACTCGCGGCGCTCACGGACATGGCGCTTGTCGCCGATGGCTCCGCGGCGCTCGGCGCGTGGCTCGCGGAGATCGGCGCGAGCGCCGTGCTCATCCGGCCGGATCGCTACATACACGGCGTGGCCCATGACGATGCATCGTTGCAGGCATTGCTGTCGCACGCGTTCGCGGCTTTGCCGACCGAACACGCTTGA
- a CDS encoding MFS transporter, producing the protein MEATQHEVRAAQRAASRGISRAQWKMILIASLGGSLEFYDFIVYGFFAHYIAAQFFPNASSVISLLFSFSVLAIGYVIRPLGGIVLSSWGDRYGRRPVFLVSIVVVTAATICLGLLPNYQSWGVTASILLIVLRMLQGFCVGGEMPGAITYAVEAAPERAGLAAGIIICAVNVGVLLATLVNLAVQTFLSSADAAAYGWRIAFLFGGACGIVSYWMRRNLDESPEFEQMQGAVAKQPFRETLRNHSRAVLAGVMSIAVMAGVNGILYGHMPAFLVQQLHYAPRAAAIAQNAYLVVSSFGLLFAGWLGDRVPRRHLLRLSALLLIVLSYPFYVALSTHTVDPVVLFVLAALVFSLASGTWASVLADHFPVQIRFSGIALSYNVAVVMFSGFAPLLATVLIRETGSLAAPAYYVIGASVVTLLASLVLPGRPALAASVQHVH; encoded by the coding sequence ATGGAAGCAACCCAACACGAAGTCAGGGCGGCGCAGCGCGCCGCGTCTCGCGGCATTTCCCGCGCGCAGTGGAAGATGATCCTCATCGCGAGTCTCGGCGGCTCGCTGGAGTTCTACGATTTCATCGTCTACGGATTTTTCGCGCATTACATCGCCGCACAGTTTTTTCCCAACGCGTCGTCGGTGATCAGTTTGCTGTTCTCGTTTTCCGTTCTTGCGATCGGCTATGTGATCCGTCCGCTCGGCGGCATCGTCCTGAGCAGCTGGGGCGATCGCTATGGGCGCCGGCCGGTGTTCCTCGTGTCCATCGTCGTCGTGACGGCGGCCACGATATGCCTGGGGCTGCTGCCCAACTATCAGAGCTGGGGTGTCACGGCGTCGATCCTGCTCATCGTGCTGCGCATGTTGCAAGGCTTTTGCGTGGGCGGCGAGATGCCCGGCGCCATCACGTATGCCGTGGAGGCCGCGCCCGAGCGCGCCGGTCTGGCTGCGGGGATCATCATCTGCGCGGTCAACGTGGGTGTGTTGCTGGCGACGCTGGTGAACCTCGCCGTGCAGACGTTTCTCTCCAGCGCCGACGCCGCCGCATACGGCTGGCGCATCGCGTTTCTGTTCGGCGGCGCGTGCGGGATCGTGTCGTACTGGATGCGGCGCAATCTCGACGAGTCGCCTGAATTCGAGCAGATGCAAGGCGCCGTCGCGAAGCAGCCGTTTCGTGAGACGCTGCGCAATCACAGCAGAGCCGTGCTCGCCGGCGTCATGTCGATTGCGGTGATGGCTGGCGTCAATGGCATTCTGTATGGGCACATGCCGGCGTTTCTGGTTCAGCAGCTGCACTATGCGCCGCGCGCGGCGGCCATCGCGCAGAACGCGTACCTCGTGGTCAGTTCGTTTGGGCTGCTGTTCGCGGGCTGGCTGGGCGACAGAGTTCCGCGCCGGCATCTGCTGCGCCTGTCCGCCCTGTTGCTAATCGTGCTGAGCTATCCGTTCTATGTCGCGCTCAGCACTCATACGGTCGACCCCGTCGTGCTTTTCGTGCTGGCAGCGCTGGTGTTTTCGCTGGCAAGCGGTACGTGGGCGTCGGTCCTCGCCGATCACTTTCCGGTGCAGATCCGTTTCAGCGGCATTGCGCTGTCGTATAACGTTGCGGTGGTGATGTTCAGCGGATTTGCACCGTTGCTCGCGACAGTTCTGATCCGCGAGACCGGGTCGCTTGCGGCGCCCGCGTATTACGTGATCGGCGCTTCGGTGGTCACGTTGCTGGCGAGTCTTGTTTTGCCGGGAAGGCCGGCGCTGGCTGCGAGTGTGCAGCACGTTCATTGA
- a CDS encoding Flp family type IVb pilin produces the protein MKNVIQKFLREEDGVAAIEYGLLAGLIAVAIVVAVTALGTRLSAIFGIITGSLAGVVAPA, from the coding sequence ATGAAGAACGTGATCCAGAAATTTCTGCGCGAAGAAGACGGTGTGGCAGCGATCGAATACGGCCTGCTGGCCGGCCTGATCGCAGTGGCGATCGTTGTGGCCGTTACGGCGCTGGGCACTCGGTTGAGCGCTATTTTCGGCATCATCACAGGCTCGTTGGCCGGCGTGGTCGCCCCGGCCTGA
- a CDS encoding prepilin peptidase, whose amino-acid sequence MNGVPFPVGPCVLALVLVAALWDMQTRRIPNWLVAVGLIVAIPVQWFTHGGIDGMTMWLGGMLAGGAIFLPGYAMRLLGAGDVKLMAAIGAFCGAYGALEIGLATCVIGGIGSLAIWLRRRQMRAGLGGIAALLIDCATPGNGALRRSGSVAESSATGTMPYGVAIAIGSACVLFASV is encoded by the coding sequence ATGAACGGGGTTCCTTTTCCGGTTGGGCCGTGCGTGTTGGCGCTGGTACTCGTCGCCGCACTGTGGGACATGCAAACGCGCCGGATTCCTAACTGGTTGGTCGCGGTTGGATTGATCGTCGCGATACCGGTGCAATGGTTCACGCATGGCGGTATCGACGGAATGACGATGTGGTTGGGCGGCATGCTGGCCGGCGGCGCGATTTTCCTGCCGGGCTACGCTATGCGGCTGCTGGGCGCGGGCGACGTGAAGCTGATGGCGGCGATCGGCGCCTTCTGCGGCGCTTACGGCGCACTCGAAATCGGTTTGGCGACCTGTGTGATCGGTGGAATCGGGTCGCTCGCCATATGGTTGCGGCGCCGCCAGATGCGCGCCGGACTCGGTGGAATAGCGGCACTGCTGATCGACTGCGCGACGCCGGGAAACGGCGCGCTGCGCAGGTCGGGCAGTGTGGCTGAAAGCAGTGCGACGGGGACCATGCCGTACGGGGTTGCAATAGCAATAGGCAGCGCATGCGTGTTGTTCGCAAGCGTGTGA
- the cpaB gene encoding Flp pilus assembly protein CpaB, with protein MKNARAVTMLLIATLAGLTAVVFASRWMVSQSSNATTKVVVAASDINLGQRIGPDFLKLTDWPSNSVPPGSFTDIQKLDGRVLKESLLHGEPILEAKLTPVGTLGGLSAVIGEGKRAITVRVNDVIGVAGFALPGNYVDIIVNTQKDGRDPGATRDQNISKIVLEKILVLAVAQEVGRDETKPKVVDAVTLEVSPEQAEKIDLARSIGTLSLVLRNQIDPKAIDTAGATKASLLQTPVAVAPAPEPKPVHIVRKVVARAPSNCVRVLDGADARQECF; from the coding sequence ATGAAAAACGCGCGCGCTGTAACGATGCTGCTGATCGCGACGCTGGCGGGCCTCACCGCCGTGGTGTTCGCCTCGCGCTGGATGGTCTCGCAGTCGTCGAATGCCACGACCAAAGTCGTGGTGGCGGCATCCGACATCAATCTCGGTCAACGGATCGGCCCGGATTTCCTCAAGCTCACCGACTGGCCGTCCAATAGCGTGCCGCCCGGTTCTTTCACCGACATTCAAAAACTCGACGGCCGCGTGCTGAAGGAAAGCCTGCTGCATGGCGAGCCGATTCTCGAGGCGAAGCTCACGCCGGTCGGCACGCTCGGCGGCCTCTCGGCGGTGATCGGCGAAGGCAAGCGCGCCATCACGGTGCGCGTGAACGACGTGATCGGCGTGGCGGGTTTCGCGCTGCCGGGCAATTACGTCGACATCATCGTCAACACGCAGAAGGATGGCCGCGATCCTGGCGCAACGCGAGATCAGAACATCTCGAAGATCGTGCTCGAAAAGATTCTCGTGCTGGCTGTCGCGCAGGAAGTGGGCCGCGACGAGACCAAGCCGAAGGTGGTCGACGCGGTGACGCTCGAAGTCTCGCCGGAGCAGGCCGAGAAGATCGACCTCGCACGCAGCATCGGCACGCTTTCTCTCGTGCTGCGCAACCAGATCGATCCTAAGGCGATCGACACCGCCGGCGCGACCAAGGCCAGCCTGCTGCAAACGCCGGTCGCCGTGGCGCCCGCGCCCGAACCGAAGCCGGTGCACATCGTGCGCAAAGTCGTGGCGCGCGCACCGTCCAACTGTGTGCGGGTGCTCGACGGCGCCGACGCAAGACAAGAATGTTTTTGA
- a CDS encoding type II and III secretion system protein family protein produces MNARTTQRANAPQHPLGPREANSRSPRGRTRIAEACTGVLLGMYLTMLPVAQAAGQNAAAGVPGLPDVPLTVASNGSVRLTIAANGMSPGASSGGAQQGGRGPNCSGPVAEHSSVTIPVGKSAMVDVREPVKSRTVGNPSIVQAMLVSPQTLYLLGSDVGTTNMIVQGRSGSCTIIDVSVGADPGGLQQTLAALMPEETGIQVKAAADTLVLTGTVSDAVKAERVLELARAFVARPTTALQGAAPMGSGPLPVGAAPRAMGMPAPSLGSASGERIINMMHVAAPQQVMLEVKVAEVSKTLIDQLGVAANINGGIGSWSFGLLADYLSGGLSALTASKANNAPLKMAIDAQKTDQLVKILAEPNLMAISGQEASFLAGGKVYIPVPQSNGSGGTTIVLQEEQYGVGLTFTPTVLEGGRINLKVSPEVSELSSTGVVVSAGNSNTTSILPLITTRRASTTLQVFDGQSFAIGGLLKSNVTGSIKGLPGAAELPVLGALFRSTSYEQDKTELVFVVTPRLAKPLPQHYPLPTDGFTDASEANVYLTGHMEGTKRAAPAAGASAPAPAQAPAPAPVPAPAPAPSAAASVAVLPASPETSDSHASQ; encoded by the coding sequence ATGAACGCCAGAACGACTCAGCGCGCCAACGCGCCGCAGCACCCGCTCGGCCCACGCGAAGCGAATTCGCGCTCGCCACGGGGCCGCACCCGGATCGCCGAAGCTTGCACCGGTGTGCTGCTCGGCATGTATCTGACCATGCTGCCGGTGGCGCAAGCGGCCGGTCAGAACGCCGCAGCGGGTGTGCCTGGCTTGCCCGACGTGCCGCTCACGGTGGCCTCGAACGGTTCCGTGCGTCTGACCATCGCCGCCAACGGCATGAGCCCCGGCGCTTCGTCCGGCGGCGCGCAGCAAGGCGGCCGCGGACCGAATTGCAGCGGCCCGGTCGCCGAACATAGCTCGGTGACGATCCCGGTCGGCAAATCCGCCATGGTCGATGTGCGCGAACCGGTGAAGAGCCGCACCGTCGGCAATCCGTCGATCGTGCAGGCCATGCTCGTGTCCCCGCAAACGCTTTATCTGCTCGGCTCCGATGTGGGCACCACCAACATGATCGTGCAAGGCCGCAGCGGCTCCTGCACGATCATCGACGTGAGCGTCGGCGCGGATCCGGGCGGCCTGCAACAAACGCTGGCCGCGCTGATGCCCGAGGAAACCGGCATTCAGGTGAAGGCCGCCGCCGACACACTCGTGCTGACCGGCACGGTCTCCGACGCGGTCAAGGCCGAACGCGTGCTCGAACTGGCGCGCGCCTTCGTGGCGCGTCCGACCACCGCATTGCAAGGCGCCGCGCCGATGGGCAGCGGCCCGTTGCCGGTCGGCGCCGCGCCGCGCGCCATGGGCATGCCGGCGCCGTCGCTCGGCAGCGCGAGCGGCGAGCGGATCATCAATATGATGCATGTGGCCGCGCCGCAGCAGGTCATGCTCGAAGTGAAGGTCGCCGAAGTCTCGAAGACGCTGATCGACCAGCTCGGCGTGGCGGCCAACATCAACGGCGGTATCGGCAGCTGGAGCTTCGGCTTGCTGGCCGATTACCTGTCGGGCGGGCTGAGCGCGCTGACCGCATCGAAAGCGAACAACGCGCCGCTCAAGATGGCCATCGACGCGCAGAAAACCGACCAGCTCGTGAAGATCCTCGCCGAGCCGAATCTGATGGCGATCAGCGGCCAGGAAGCGAGTTTCCTCGCGGGCGGCAAGGTCTATATTCCGGTGCCGCAAAGCAACGGCTCGGGCGGCACCACCATCGTTCTGCAGGAAGAGCAGTACGGTGTCGGCCTGACTTTCACGCCGACCGTGCTGGAAGGCGGACGTATCAACCTGAAGGTGTCGCCGGAAGTCTCCGAACTGTCGTCCACGGGCGTGGTGGTCAGCGCCGGCAACTCGAACACCACCTCGATCCTGCCGCTCATCACCACGCGCCGCGCTTCCACCACGCTGCAGGTGTTCGACGGCCAGAGCTTCGCGATTGGCGGCCTTCTGAAGAGCAACGTGACGGGCTCGATCAAAGGTCTGCCGGGCGCCGCGGAATTGCCCGTGCTCGGCGCACTGTTTCGCAGCACGAGCTACGAGCAGGACAAGACCGAACTGGTGTTCGTCGTGACGCCGCGTCTCGCCAAACCGCTGCCGCAGCACTATCCGCTGCCGACCGACGGCTTCACCGACGCCAGCGAGGCGAACGTGTACCTGACCGGCCATATGGAAGGCACGAAGCGCGCCGCGCCGGCCGCGGGGGCGTCGGCACCGGCGCCGGCTCAAGCACCGGCACCCGCGCCTGTTCCCGCACCGGCTCCCGCTCCGAGCGCGGCCGCATCCGTGGCTGTGCTCCCGGCCTCGCCGGAAACCAGCGACTCACACGCCTCGCAGTAA